The Microplitis mediator isolate UGA2020A chromosome 10, iyMicMedi2.1, whole genome shotgun sequence genomic sequence AATCACGACTctgttgttaaatttttactcagtAAAGGAGCTAATCAGACCCTTGCGACGGaggtaaatataaataaatccagTTGtgcaaatataatttaaaatttaatacacggaaaaaaaaaactttaaaaattactatttgaaattataacccggaacccggttgtcaatatggggaaaataacaaaaaaataactaaaacaAAGTTCACAGTTCAgcagtttataaatttacgattttatctttattactTTAGGATGGTTTTACACCATTGGCTGTTGCGATGCAGCAGGGGCATGACAAGGTCGTTGCAGTACTCTTGGAGAACGACACGCGAGGTAAAGTGCGACTGCCCGCCCTTCACATTGCAGCTAAAAAGGATGACTGCAAAGCTGCTGCTCTGCttcttcaagtaaaaaatatttcatacttgATTATTATGTTCATAAAACacctataaaaatttataatctgtATTTTAGAACGATCATAATCCCGACGTTACATCGAAAAGTGGTTTTACACCGCTTCACATTGCTGCCCATTATGGCAACGATCGAATCGCCTCTTTGCTTTATGATAAAGGAGCTGACGTCAATTTTGCTGCCAAagtaagatttttatttcttttatctttttcattattaaaatattaaattttcataacgtcaaaagtatataaaagCTTGCAAAAATGATGAGACCAGAgagaataattttatgatataatagtaaaatttaatgtatgtacttattttaaaacttttttttatgtttcattTTAGCACAATATAACGCCTATGCATGTTGCCGCAAAATGgggcaaaataaaaatggtaaatttattaatgagcAAAGGAGCGAATATTGCAGCGAAAACACGCGACGGTTTAACGCCACTTCATTGTGCTGCCCGTGCTGGTCATCACGAAGTCGTAgacattttaattgaaaaaggaGCACCAATTGGttctaaaacaaaaaatggccTGGCACCACTTCACATGGCGTCTCAGGGTGATCATGTGGATGCTGCACGTATATTACTTTATCATCGGGCTCCAGTCGATGAGGTTACAGTTGATTATCTCACAGCACTTCACGTGGCGGCTCACTGTGGTCATGTTCGTGTAGCAAAGCTTTTACTGGATCGTAATGCCGATCCAAATGCTCGTGCATTAAACGGTTTTACGCCTTTACACATtgcctgtaaaaaaaatcgaatcaaGGTTGTGGAATTATTATTGAAGCACAAGGCCAGTATTGAAGCCACCACAGAGTCAGGCCTTACACCTCTGCATGTCGCCAGTTTTATGGGATGTATGAATAttgtgatatatttattacaaaatgaaGCTAGTCCAGACATACCGACCGTGAGAGGTGAAACGCCACTTCATCTAGCTGCACGAGCGAATCAAACTGATATTATCAGGATATTATTGAGAAATGGCGCTCAGGTTGACGCCCGAGCGAGAGAAGAGCAGACACCACTTCATGTTGCTTCTCGTCTAGGTAATGTTGATATTGTTATGCTTTTACTTCAACACGGAGCTGGAGTTGATGCAACTACGAAAGATTTATATACGCCTCTTCATATTGCCGCTAAAGAAGGCCAAGAAGAGGTAAATTTtcatctataaaattttttaaatttaataaaatcaatttaaaattaattataaacatcatattattatttaatttttaggttGCATCTGTTTTATTAGAAAACGGAGCTTCGCTTACTGCTACAACTAAGAAAGGCTTTACTCCACTTCATCTCGCTGCCAAGTATGGTAATATGAATGTTGCGAGATTGTTATTGCAGAAAAATGCACCAGTTGATGCTCAGGGAAAggtagttaaattttttataccactaataacaacaataataataatatttgttcTGATGATTattcaacaaaataattaaattgtttaatatcAGAATGGTGTTACACCTCTTCATGTGGCCTCTCATTATGATCATCAGAACGTTGCCCTTTTATTACTTGAACAGGGCGCGTCACCTCACGCTATGGCTAAGAATGGACACACACCACTTCATATTGCGGCTCGAAAAAatcaagtaattaataaattaaaataacaattaatttttgtagtcattatttaaatattaaaattaaaaattttcctttataatttaatatttttttagatggaTATTGCAACGACTTTATTGGAGTACGGAGCTAAAGCAAATGCAGAATCAAAAGCTGGTTTCACACCGCTTCACCTCAGTGCTCAAGAGGGCCATACAGACATGTCAACGTTATTAATTGAACATAAAGCAGATACGAATCATAAAGCAAAGGTAACATCTTTTATTCAttactttcttttttattgtttaaattatcattaatgaatatacatttcaattttatatagaatggACTCACACCGCTTCATTTATGCGCACAAGAAGACAAGACTAATGTGGCAACAATCCTCGTGAAAAATGGTGCCGAAGTTGATGCTAAAACCAAGGTAAtttattactgtaattaacTTGCtcgaaatatttattcattatgtatacgtatgaaaattatttttaaatacttaaacAAGTTAACACGATATCTATAAACAATAGTAATTGTCCTTGAAGCTATGCCTTTGTTGACAGAATACTTATtgtatttcaaatatatattagtcACAATTTTACTTTCCCCCTTTGAATAATCAACTTCTCTGAGAGagtgaacattttttttttaatttcattttatccaATTAGGCTGGATATACACCCCTACACGTGGCAGCTCACTTTGGTCAAGCAGCAATGGTACGTTTCCTACTGAGAGCTGGCGCAGCGGTCGACAGCAGTACTGGAGCTGGTTACACCCCATTGCATCAGGCTGCACAGCAGGGTCACACGCttgtcattaatttattactcgAAAGTAAAGCCAAACCTAATGCAGTTACTAATGTAAGTTTAATCTTTGaaatcattaatttgaataaatcaaagtctataatatttttgtttacatattttttttttactttttttttgctgtagAATGGACAAACGGCTTTAGCAATCGCACAAAAACTTGGTTATATTAGTGTTGTTGAAACGCTCAAAGTTGTAACAGAAACAATTATTACAACGACACATACGACCacaattgaagaaaaatacaGAGTTCAAGCACCAGAGTCTATGCAGGAAACGTTTATGAGTGATAGTGAAGACGAAGGTGGTAAGtacattttaattcaattgaaaTTCAATTTACATCTTACTTGCCTATTCAAAGTTATAATGATTTATCTTATCTCTATACATAACATAATACTTGTAAattgtgtaaaaatttttcaagcatGGATTTTCATTTATGTATAAAGTTAGATAATCAAAAACTTAACTTTAAAATTggatattaattgaattatttaatatttgatgGTGTCGAAAATTTGTACTAACTGCACGAGATAATTGCATGCTCGATATTGAAAAACaggtagaataaaaattattcaacatTAATTTGCGCGATACTTGAACTTGATCTTatgtactattttttttacttttttttccctaTGTGTATCATACTGAATCCTTAGCTATAAACGGAGTTGTGAATTAtcgaaattgataaaaaaaaaaattattattatttcaaaaaaggagtattaaatattatttttcgtatatttcTGTTAGAAATAGCATGTTCTTCTTGAGTTATTCTTGTTTGTTCCACTTGTCTTCAGTGGAAAGTAACAGCTGAAGAATATTGCGAATgctgaacgaaaaaaaaaaaaaaaaaaaaaaaaaaaaaattcactggatgttttttttttctatactttgattgattaaaattaaaaagaaaaaaaagcgaGTTGAGCTTTTACTCGATAATAAAATGTAGGTGGTGATGAGATCGGCACTGCGGCCATGAATGTGTATGGACAGCCGCCTCACGCGCAACATGTGTACCTCCCTTCCTACTACCAGGGCCAAATGACCTATACTCGTAAGTTTAAGTATCACCAAATGTTGTCACTTCACTATTACTCAATCTCGATGTACCCTCGTATCTTCCCAACACATATATcttatgtatttaattattattattattttatttttcacatcaCCATACAACACAAATATCTCAATCATTTAGCAGTGCATATTTATATAGAACATAAACCAATAAtcgttgttatttatttaattacattaatctCAATTTATGGTAGaatgataaatttacattAGTGTGTAGTTTAATCTTATAAATATTCGGCAatctatcaaaaatatttatatttttttatcatatcacATCGTCATTAATTTTTGGTCAATAgttttaagtaataaatacgGTCTCGTTTATTAGTAGATTATGATACATTTCGTCTGTGGTAAAAGAAATTGAGAGAAGCACTTGAAAAAGTTCTGGATTCTTTCagtcaatatttaatatatatatatatatatatatattttttcgattcacGATTACATGGAAGTCATTCatgatataattataattggcCTTGAAGACGCATGAAGATCATTTATTTAGATatgaaatgataaattatcatGATGTATATAGATGCGAATACTGCCAACAGAGTATATTATGGAGTATAAACTTCATCATAGGTGGTGAATTGAATTAGGACATagtgtaattaatataatttgcaTGTCAAGATGACGATGCAATTGTACACATTGTCATTTTACACTACAGTTGGATAGTCTTGatgttaaattacattttagaGGGGAATTGCATCTAGTGTACATGAAGGTGGTTGatagttgttgttgttgtcgtCGTCATCGTCATATGGTGATGCAGTAGCAACACCCGAGTTTCCCACACCGCCTACCTGTTACATAATCCCTTGGAGTCGTACAGCCTTGTTCTATGGTTCTTATTTTGTGGTGTAGTCAGTTTGACGTGAGCTGGCATGCTGCCAAATTCAAAACGTCGACCGAAATACGTTTAATTTATGTAACGGGAGGTGTAGTAGTAGTATAGTTATTTGAAAAGTACGTACGCACATTGGAGAACCTGGATAATAGAGCAAggccaattaaaaaatataaaataaaactataatatttaaaataaaattgattgtgTTTAACtgactatttttataattaaatttatgacgaAGCTATAAATGCAGGAGTTGATGTTGTGTGTTTACTTTTATACTTGCATTTGCGCACTCAACTAATCTAACGGTACAACTATACTCTATTCCTTACTACCTTATATCAATACCAAGCAATAGAAATATACTAATAGTTGGTTTTTCATGACGCAAAAAATGATCGTCAATGGATTATAATAGTATACTGAAGAGTATAAAGAAGAAATCAGTGGGGAGCAACAGCGCCAAAGATCTCTTCACACAGATGCTAATATAAAATTGGTGTTCTATGAACGTGAGGTCACATTAGTAGACGCGCGCCGATCTTGAATCAATCTACGGTATATCAGTCGCTGTTCCTGAACATCGGGAGCAGGCGTTTTGTTCTGAGTTTAATTGAGATACGAATCAGAACATCATAAGCTCGCGACCAATATAATACATGAGAATAGTTTACTTgttgtgaaaatttaatagtaCACGTCGACCATAAAGAAGAAGAACAAGAagaagttcaaaaaaattttaataaaaatacttctATTGACattatacgaaaaaaaaaaaagtatatgaaATAGTAAATTGTGACAGTGCGTATGTggatttagtttatttaacaaatatttgcTTGATTTGAaccaatataaaattaatttttcgtaatcctaactattttttttttttttttttttttttttataaagaactGTCAgtattaatttcttttatacCCTATCATCGATATTGTAAGTGAACTTCATAATGGCCAAGGACAAGGCAGTAGTGAAGACTCGGAAGAAGCCGAGAAGAATGCCATGCTGCGGGTGCACCCGTAACAGGAACAGCGacatattttgtaattaaatataatgaattttcattagatcttcatttttcattcaaatttcaataaaatagaCGTATTGTGTCATAACATCGTGACTCGTTGGAAAAATTAACGCTGATGTTGTCTTTTAGCGCTTTACTATTATACGCTAATTATCAGagagtattaaatttatttgttgaaaggAAAAAACTTATTCATAGTCATCAAAGGACgtctattgaaatttttatagatacatattttttctttttcatcatGATTAGCATTAGTAGCTGAAATAGaatgtcattttttataaatacataataaacaTCCTGCGCAAAATGCAGTGGAGTAGTGGACGCGGGTAGGTAATTTGATTACATCACGGTCTTTAAGGCGCGCGTCATCGTTGAAACGAATGAAGGAAGCGATTGGTATTCATATCATACATCTGGGTCAGGTAAAGCTTGTGAATACTGTTGTAGATCTTGTTGTAGATATACATTAGTACATACGGTGTGTACTGTTGTAGTAAACAGAAGATAAAATTACAAGATCAACATTGGGGTATATATTAGATTTGGTACATCATTATTAAAGGAATACACAGAGATTAAATGCACATAGCtctattgtaaataaaaaacccTGAACTTTTGACAACAAGCTAGAGAAAATGAATCGTACATGATTCAATGTCTTGGCTAAATGAACGAGGGCGTGAATAAACAATTACAAATGCTCTAGATAATTTATCGCGCTTCATAAAATTCCTCGGTCTTTTATGAGTAAGCATTTTTAAATAGatcgaaattaaatttctgacGTTAAAAAGATACgataatttaaacattatttgtactacaatttattttttttctcttatacTTTTAGATATTGAGCTATTAACATTTAAGAAAAACTATTCTCGTTATGATATTTCGATGATTGTCATTAGCCCATTGGCATAAGACCGAAGGCtgtttgattaataaatttttgtagggTAGTGAAAATATAGGTCGATGGCGatactaaattaaatatttagagaTAAAAaccaaagtaaaaaaacaaaaaaaattaaacactgCTTAAAgcaatgaagaaaaataatttaatcttattaataaaaaataaaatctattcgttttaatattttattattaaatattaacgtatattttttattgttattcatatttatttaaataaaactttttatacgATGTTATTGCGTTGCAcgttttccaatcctcttcaAGACGCCGGTAAGACTTTAACGTAAATTCTTATTGTACGTGCCAAGTTTTTTTTGTCACAGAGAATAACTAGAGAAAAGTCTTtggtctaatatatatatatatatatactaaagtAATAGTAACAGTGGGATTACAAGCATTGAAATTTTGGTTTCATAGATGTTACattcttaattttataatatctttacttgttgaaaaaaatgtgAGCGTGGGTAGTATGAATTCTTGGGTCAATTGAAGttgaaatttatatacttCACATTCTTGACCTGTTCTTTATATTACTACGTACAGCTAGTATATTATTCTAGTGTCAATTAATATACACTATCTATCTATTAATTAGGTTTTTATCTTTTGACAATTGATAATACTAATAGTTGTTTTGTTATCTATTGAggtgtattgaaaaaaaaaatatatatatattcttcaaggttttatttaataattttttatcatcatattTCGGCCGCTATATTAGGATACGAGAATGTATTAGTATAAACAATTCTATGCTGTGCAGATTTTAACTGTTTATTTTCATGAATTCACTAGCAGGAagctattaaattttaaatttcgaaataACACTTCGTTATtcttgacaataaaaataacatttaataatACCGCATCAAGCTAATAttcatattcatattttattcattattatttttatttttacaatagattatttatttgttcataTTATGTAGTTCATAAGCTTTTAGAGTGATTAAATAACAGtggttttagaatttttttttttttaataataattttttatatttttaatttgtagtTTTGTTATCGTTAATAATAAACCATACcatttaaagttattaattaactcttacataacaataacaataataatacagtacatttaaaataggtgattatttattgagatatttttttttttaaacaaaaatataaaaattttcgtaggcGAAGATCCGATGCTTAGCGACCAACAGCAATATCGTTACATGACTGTTGATGACATGAAGTCAATGGGAGACGATTCAATGAGAGTAAACGTCACTGATGATGAGAGGGACAATCGACATTCCGGAGGTCAGTCAATTATGTACTATTAACTTGTctcgaatttttaatttatactctTCCGTTTACTTTACCTATaccaattatattttattttattctttgtcGGTTAACATAACAGGGACCACGGTAACAGATATGATCACTAAAGAAAGCTATCATCGCTCAAATGCAGCGAATCTTAAGCCTGATAATATTGATATCAATAGGCATCCAGTTCACGTTgggtatgtatttttaatttatatattctcatctcattatttaattaaatttcaaacgaTAACCTTTATCATTAAAGTAATTATCAgtatttgattataaaaaagcTATGTATTTAAAGACTTTTATCCAAGCTGATTAAccataaactaaaaaaaattctactctaaaagattcaaaaatacaatttttgtaaattataaaatatacaaatatttccgaatgtaaatatatcaattagtTAACATTAGAGCAATAATGATGTGTATTATAGTGTGATATGGGAGTGTGAGTGTAAATGCAACGTCtggcattaaaaatttttattattaaaacaaaaaaaaattttttcttcttttaaatttatttttactagagGCACTTGTTGATTTatcttgataatttaattcctATCACAATCtaacaatgaaaaaatgaaaattttttttttatcaaaattgtaATGCGTGTGTGGtgtgtgcaaaaaaaaacctagcatgactaataatatttttctctataaaattataatatttaaacaaaaccATTTAACATCTAAATGAAGATATAATGTGACTGAGTGTCTTAGGAAGGACGAAAAATGTAGCACTATACTAAAAATAGAGTAAAGCAATCATGAAAGCGTAACCATATATAATAACAGTAAATCATAGTTCACACCTATAGATATAGAGTTTATATTGTAAACATTAAGTATAGATGGTGGGCCCTATAAGCAAACAAGCTATATACCTATAGCCAATTAGGGAATCCTCAGTCAGCGTGTCTATTTTATGAATACAAATCAAGTACTATTACCGGTGTTTTATACGACCGCACTCAATTCCGTTGCGGGATATTATACTGGTTGGAGTTAGTTCATTCAATATCATTGCGCGTTCATTTCATTCACCAACTTATATTCTCTCGACACTTTTTAACTTTAACATATAACCCGTTTACTCAACTTTTTGCCATTGAAACGAGTAGAGTAAGTCGAGAGACATTCATTTATTCGCAGTCGCTCATCGTGTGTGCCGACTTTTCTCGAGCTCTCTCtcgtgaaatttaatttacctaACGCTCGTAAAATTCATAgtgaatagaaatttttttatctattatatACATTATTGTGATACCCGTTACATTTGTgtaatactttaaaaaaacatcCATTATTTAAGTTGATactttattattgattattactttacttattttgttttgtcttctatttgatttttctttttttttctattaaactTCGCATCTATTGTGATTCATTGTCATCGCTACTGTATCATAAAAGTTTTATGTAGCACAGTAGTTTTAGTTTACTGGGTTCAcaagttttttgtttattcgaagaatttaatataaaagttgTTGCAcgtgtaattataaatatagttttgaaaaagaacaaaaataaatggtaGAGAAAAGCATGAGCACGGTTTAGAAGAATTTATCCTGAATGTAATTATTACGGAGTTCTGTTCCAATACTTAGACCGTCACTAGACTCCTTAAATTGGTCACTGGCAGCCCTTGGTATCGTACCAAAAGGACAAGGAATGTGGAGGGACAGGTATCACCTTTAtatcttattttaattatttattttttaatcttttaatacTTGGACCATgggtttcaaaattatttttatgtataattatttattaatttcatttttttcgttgctgaataatttttttttaataataatttttataacagtatcacttataataaattaagtgaTGCTTTATACacttgttaatatttaaaaaatggtagaagtgcgtaataataattttaaaaaatttaatttaattttaaaaatttttaattacgatacaaaaaatttttctgggtgatttaaattttatttataataaatttgaatcataaaaaaaaaaaattattgacttaTGTGCAAAGCAAAACGAAAGTTGTGACGTCTCCATAAAGTtcagaaaatatgaaaaatggAATCACATTATTGAGGTATAAATAATTAGGATTGCTTGGCAGGAACGCTTCTAGTGGCTGTCAATGTATTGAAGTaccatttatattaattattacttattattattattatttttctttgttattattattttcccctattattatattgtttataatttaagttatCACTTCCTGTGATCAATGAGGCTTAAGACATAGTTCCCTCAATCATCTTGCACAGTGTGAGTGAAATGCTACATTCCAAATCTCAACTAtaatacataattattattgttttatatcaACAAATAGAGTtccttaaattaaaaaaaaaaagttaatcatCCGtctcagcaaaaaaaaaaaaaaaaacatatgttAGACCATTCcccatatattttattaaaaataaaaataaaatactaacgcgtatttttattttgtttccgaTTCTTtctgttattttatttgtgcTCGCAGAATTCCATCATGGAGAAAGTAAGTGAATgagaaaaaaacaacaaaaatttactcCTCCGCCTCATTATTTGTTTTACTTCTTATTAATTGTTCTGTGAcaagatatattttatttatttatttattttaaaaatttttttaaactttatttattatttaaaattcaccgCCGTCACAGTTGTTTACTATTCGTTGCTCGCTCTGCACCACCTTTttcgttttatatatatcgTAGTGGCTGATTAATGCTGCTCATTTAGAATTCCACTTTCCCTTGCAACATTCAAAAGGGCAGTGAATAcatattcacaataattattctggtcaactttaaaaaaaaaaaaaacaataattaaattaacaaaaaattctatttttttaaaaatatgtattcctgttttcaaaaatataataggcGTAGATTAGTTAAATGTATTGATTAATATTGTGTTTAACATATAGTAATCATTAGTCAATCATATTTCATTCATCTGCATATcacaatagtaaaaaaaaaaaaattaaacacatcgtaaacattttataaaaatataaaacgtaCAATATCTATTTATAACACTAAATTAAGcacaaaaaatgttattacacTGCACAATAATTACACATTATAACTtgtaagataattattattatttaaataaatcatagaTACATAATAACGATAAATAATACTGCTTGTATAGTGAATGTAATTACATTATTTACTCACAATTAGTCGCaattataaatagaaattATATTCATTTCAATTAACAACAGTTTAATAATATCCTATGAGTAAATTGTCTTTAATATTAGTCACGATGTCACGTTGAAACACATACAGATATGCTATATGATATAATAATGCAATAGAttacacatatttttttaaatttatttatcaatacatgaattttttattattttgagtaCGGACATAATATGCATTACGTACGCGTGAACTGTGGAACgtaatcaatataattttatgttattatttctcgatgataatcataataacaaaatttaaatagctATGTAAACTGtactgaaattaataatttatctatgattattattctatattctattattaaataatccacatttatttacacttatttttgcatattttaaaatgttaaacaagagacatatattttttcataacatTATAATCAACCTACAGactattgtttaaatttttaatgctgaaaaattatatggaCAAAGCTTTGaatgaagcaaaaaaaaaatttttataatatatttataaagacAATGACTCGTATGCAAGGCACACACaaatgagatatttaaatgtaaaagttttttttataccatACATTGTTTTGTCACATACAGCTTTTTGGTTTCGTTCCTGGTGGATGCTCGTGGTGGAGCAATGCGAGGATGTCGTCACAGTGGTGTACGGGTTATTGTACCACCACGTAAAGCAGCAATGCCAATGAGAATTACCTGCAGATATCTTAAAAGAGATAAATTAACGAATCCACCTCCTTTGATGGAAGGTGAAGCGCTTGCCAGTCGAATACTTGAACTTGGACCAGTTGCCGCAAAATTTTTGgggtataattattattaaattttatctaattatattataattatataaattataaatgttaGATTAAAtcggtattaaaaaaaaaaaaatcgtaggCCTGTTATCATCGAAGTACCACACTTTGCCTCACTTCGAGGTAAGGAGAGAGAGATCGTGATTCTTCGATCAGACAATGGAGAAACTTGGCGTGAGCACACCCTCGAAGCTAGCGAGGAAGCTGTCCAGGATGTGCTTAATGAGAGCTTTGAAGGAGAaggtataaattaaattaattcaataaattgatttattatgatcaagataataaatgttacaattattatattaattataaaaaatatcaatatgaCTTTCTTTGTAGAATTAAGCCAGCTAGAAGATCTTCAAACGTCGCGAATAGTACGTATTCTCACGGTTGATTTTCCCCATTATTTCGCCGTGGTATCACGAGTTAGACAGGAAGTTCACGCTGTCGGACCTGAGGGTGGAACTGTTTCATCATCAGCGGTACCTCAAGTACAAGCTGTTTTCCCGCCAGCAgcacttacaaaaaaaatcagagttGGCCTTCAGGTACgctcatttatttaaaaaaaaaaaaaaaaaaaaaaaaacgtattttcTTGGCGCCTTGGAATTTgatgtatattttaattttttaattatgaccGTAGGCTCATCCAATACCTGCGGAGCTGGTGGCTAAGCTCTTGGGTAATCGTGTGGCAGTATCGCCCATCGTAACTGTCGAACCACGGCGAAGAAAATTCCACAAGCCCATTACATTGACCATACCCGTACCTCAAGCAGCCAACAAGGGCATGATTAATCAGTACTCTGGAGACGCACCAACTTTGAGGCTTCTGTGCAGCATAACTGGTAATATATGCTTGCGCGTAACAATGTAGGAGCGGCCACCAGCCTGACTGAACGATCTCTTTCCgttaataaataagatttGATTGCATTATtatccaataattaattatatagttatttaaatttattatatacacttacagttcatttattatctgtaatataatgattaataatattgttataatttatttttggaagaGAGCTTCGTAGGCCAACTGGTAGCTGCACAAtttatggaacaaaaaaagtttttaaaaaatatggaaaaaatagtaacaaaAGTCGAGTACCATTGTTGTATACATTATCTTGTTGTGATTCATTGTTAATGCT encodes the following:
- the LOC130675416 gene encoding ankyrin-3-like isoform X17; the protein is MTGVEEGKGGGGDNDVSATDKVVQQNGAPEKAPVVTGTNMETLPRPGKQSDPSTAFLRAARAGQLEKVLEFLESGVDINASNANGLNALHLAAKDGHSEIVRELLARGAIVDAATKKGNTALHIASLAGQEEVVQLLVQREASVNAQSQNGFTPLYMAAQENHDSVVKFLLSKGANQTLATEDGFTPLAVAMQQGHDKVVAVLLENDTRGKVRLPALHIAAKKDDCKAAALLLQNDHNPDVTSKSGFTPLHIAAHYGNDRIASLLYDKGADVNFAAKHNITPMHVAAKWGKIKMVNLLMSKGANIAAKTRDGLTPLHCAARAGHHEVVDILIEKGAPIGSKTKNGLAPLHMASQGDHVDAARILLYHRAPVDEVTVDYLTALHVAAHCGHVRVAKLLLDRNADPNARALNGFTPLHIACKKNRIKVVELLLKHKASIEATTESGLTPLHVASFMGCMNIVIYLLQNEASPDIPTVRGETPLHLAARANQTDIIRILLRNGAQVDARAREEQTPLHVASRLGNVDIVMLLLQHGAGVDATTKDLYTPLHIAAKEGQEEVASVLLENGASLTATTKKGFTPLHLAAKYGNMNVARLLLQKNAPVDAQGKNGVTPLHVASHYDHQNVALLLLEQGASPHAMAKNGHTPLHIAARKNQMDIATTLLEYGAKANAESKAGFTPLHLSAQEGHTDMSTLLIEHKADTNHKAKNGLTPLHLCAQEDKTNVATILVKNGAEVDAKTKAGYTPLHVAAHFGQAAMVRFLLRAGAAVDSSTGAGYTPLHQAAQQGHTLVINLLLESKAKPNAVTNNGQTALAIAQKLGYISVVETLKVVTETIITTTHTTTIEEKYRVQAPESMQETFMSDSEDEGGGDEIGTAAMNVYGQPPHAQHVYLPSYYQGQMTYTREDPMLSDQQQYRYMTVDDMKSMGDDSMRVNVTDDERDNRHSGGTTVTDMITKESYHRSNAANLKPDNIDINRHPVHVGPSLDSLNWSLAALGIVPKGQGMWRDSFLVSFLVDARGGAMRGCRHSGVRVIVPPRKAAMPMRITCRYLKRDKLTNPPPLMEGEALASRILELGPVAAKFLGPVIIEVPHFASLRGKEREIVILRSDNGETWREHTLEASEEAVQDVLNESFEGEELSQLEDLQTSRIVRILTVDFPHYFAVVSRVRQEVHAVGPEGGTVSSSAVPQVQAVFPPAALTKKIRVGLQAHPIPAELVAKLLGNRVAVSPIVTVEPRRRKFHKPITLTIPVPQAANKGMINQYSGDAPTLRLLCSITGLSHLGMDH